One segment of Fimbriimonadales bacterium DNA contains the following:
- a CDS encoding GAF domain-containing protein has product MPYIEELKELTGLVLFSKDAGPVLYRLCEIAQIMTGAKNAMIAEFSENLGFMALRAGSGADWNPEMLGERIDIGVEEHQGITAYVAATGKTFIAPDVRAEKRYRKVIESSRSELAAPIFDRHRRVRGVLNVESDELDKFGATEKAHLELLAMFAGLLMDREDARIREQALLQVSVALDRAQTEEELLQKVTIITQKVMRVTAYSIFLWDEQRQAFVLRDTVGSSTLSKDAHYLPGEGCTGWVCQFGQPILLDDPTKDPRWRGRYLEFPVEEIASFLAVPILTGNRCLGCIRAIRRKPENPFIDVRFTEDDTNLLQAIAEQLGAGLEKIRSVEKLVNAERMAAWGELSARSAHMIGNRIFAMMGDLNELRFILSQDPIPREKGLKTLSDLQNSVKKLEEMLQDFRDFVTATKLNPTLGNINEVIRTATRGILPPDSPIELVLNLDESIPEFEFDAQKIERAISELVENATHFMEKGRITITTGIASEKDFLEAGFARPVGNYSKIVVEDEGPGIPNELKARIFDPYQTTRVRGMGLGLSIVKGIIDAHRGRIYECGEVGKGARFVILLPIHSNQQNIPGDAKIL; this is encoded by the coding sequence GTGCCGTATATCGAGGAACTGAAAGAATTGACCGGTTTGGTTCTCTTCTCGAAGGATGCAGGACCTGTCCTTTATCGTCTTTGCGAAATTGCTCAGATAATGACAGGGGCGAAAAACGCGATGATTGCAGAATTCAGTGAAAACCTCGGCTTTATGGCGTTACGGGCAGGTTCAGGCGCAGATTGGAATCCAGAGATGCTGGGGGAGCGAATCGATATCGGTGTAGAAGAGCATCAAGGAATCACCGCTTACGTGGCGGCAACCGGAAAAACCTTTATCGCCCCGGATGTTCGTGCGGAAAAGCGCTATCGCAAAGTGATCGAAAGTAGTCGAAGTGAATTGGCTGCCCCCATCTTCGACCGGCATCGCCGAGTGCGAGGCGTGCTCAATGTCGAGTCGGACGAATTAGACAAATTCGGTGCAACAGAGAAAGCGCATTTAGAACTTTTGGCAATGTTTGCGGGCTTACTCATGGATAGAGAGGATGCGCGGATTCGCGAGCAAGCGCTTTTGCAAGTCAGTGTCGCTTTGGATAGGGCACAAACGGAGGAAGAACTTTTACAGAAAGTAACTATTATCACGCAAAAAGTGATGCGCGTTACGGCGTACTCTATCTTTTTATGGGATGAACAACGGCAAGCGTTCGTGTTGCGCGATACAGTCGGTTCTTCTACGCTTAGCAAAGATGCGCACTATTTACCGGGAGAGGGATGCACGGGATGGGTCTGCCAATTCGGTCAGCCTATACTTTTGGATGACCCGACAAAAGACCCTCGGTGGCGCGGTCGTTATTTAGAATTTCCCGTCGAGGAGATTGCTTCGTTTCTCGCTGTACCGATACTTACAGGAAACCGTTGTCTTGGATGCATTCGCGCAATTAGAAGAAAACCAGAAAATCCTTTTATCGATGTGCGCTTTACGGAAGATGATACGAATCTTTTGCAAGCAATCGCAGAGCAGTTGGGGGCAGGGTTAGAAAAAATACGCAGTGTCGAAAAATTGGTGAACGCAGAGAGGATGGCGGCATGGGGAGAATTGAGCGCTCGAAGCGCACACATGATAGGAAACCGTATTTTTGCGATGATGGGTGATTTGAACGAACTTCGTTTTATCTTAAGTCAAGATCCGATACCTCGCGAAAAAGGTTTAAAGACATTGAGCGATTTGCAAAACAGTGTCAAAAAACTTGAAGAAATGCTGCAGGATTTCCGTGATTTCGTTACAGCGACGAAATTGAATCCTACTTTAGGAAATATCAACGAAGTGATTCGCACTGCAACCAGAGGAATCTTGCCGCCCGATTCTCCTATCGAACTGGTTTTGAATTTGGACGAAAGTATTCCTGAATTCGAATTCGATGCGCAAAAAATCGAGAGAGCAATTTCGGAACTCGTAGAAAACGCGACGCATTTTATGGAAAAAGGTCGCATCACCATAACGACAGGTATCGCTTCAGAAAAAGATTTTTTAGAAGCAGGCTTTGCAAGACCTGTGGGAAATTATTCGAAAATCGTCGTAGAGGACGAAGGGCCTGGAATTCCTAACGAACTGAAGGCGCGAATCTTCGACCCCTATCAGACGACACGCGTGCGGGGAATGGGATTAGGGCTTTCTATCGTTAAAGGAATCATAGATGCGCACAGGGGAAGAATTTATGAATGCGGCGAAGTAGGAAAAGGAGCGCGATTCGTCATTTTATTACCGATCCATAGCAATCAACAAAATATCCCAGGTGACGCTAAAATCTTATAG
- a CDS encoding phytanoyl-CoA dioxygenase family protein, with amino-acid sequence MPAGTADSKTFKEEYEKNGYLLVHALLTPEEVEKIHARFEQIWNEGVPGKFERKKERVVTDLKENYPRIVHPHRFDELSKRYLLDPRITDIVALLLEDEPLAAQTMYYWKPPGTKGQALHQDNLYLRADEREVQEGCMAAWIAIDPCDEENGCLQVVPGSHKLDLKCPESANPEESYFGDFVKPPEGFRVEPMIMNPGDCLFFGGHTIHGSGPNRSKERFRRSFICHYIGSRSKESAIFYNPLLRMNGEEIWNEASTMGSPCGTAFEGPH; translated from the coding sequence ATGCCTGCGGGAACTGCGGATTCGAAAACTTTTAAGGAGGAATACGAAAAAAACGGCTATTTGCTCGTTCATGCACTTTTAACTCCCGAAGAAGTAGAAAAAATACACGCGCGTTTCGAGCAGATATGGAACGAAGGTGTTCCGGGAAAGTTCGAACGCAAGAAAGAACGAGTAGTTACCGACTTGAAGGAAAACTATCCTCGCATCGTGCATCCCCACCGCTTCGACGAGCTTAGCAAACGATATCTTCTCGACCCTCGAATTACCGACATTGTCGCTTTGCTTTTGGAAGACGAACCTCTCGCAGCGCAAACGATGTATTACTGGAAACCTCCCGGAACAAAAGGACAAGCACTTCACCAAGATAACTTATATCTCCGTGCAGACGAAAGAGAAGTACAAGAGGGTTGCATGGCGGCTTGGATTGCAATTGACCCATGCGATGAAGAAAACGGCTGCTTGCAGGTCGTCCCCGGTTCGCATAAATTGGATTTAAAATGTCCTGAAAGCGCGAATCCTGAAGAATCTTATTTCGGGGATTTCGTGAAGCCGCCAGAAGGATTTAGAGTAGAGCCGATGATTATGAATCCCGGAGATTGTTTGTTTTTCGGAGGGCACACCATTCATGGTAGCGGACCGAATCGTTCGAAGGAACGTTTCCGAAGGTCGTTCATTTGTCATTACATCGGATCGCGTTCTAAAGAATCGGCGATTTTTTATAATCCGTTACTAAGGATGAACGGTGAAGAAATTTGGAACGAGGCTTCGACGATGGGCAGCCCATGCGGAACTGCCTTCGAAGGTCCGCATTAG
- the rplU gene encoding 50S ribosomal protein L21, translating into MYAVIKASGRQFKVAENQVVTLNRLEGEIGSKVEFPVLAVIDSKEPVFGSPMIPKAKVEAEIVRHYRGKKIRGFNYKPKKNERRRWGFRPELTDVKILKITAGK; encoded by the coding sequence ATGTACGCGGTCATCAAGGCGTCCGGAAGACAGTTCAAAGTTGCCGAAAATCAAGTGGTAACGTTGAACAGGCTCGAAGGGGAAATCGGTTCGAAGGTCGAGTTCCCCGTGCTCGCTGTCATTGACTCAAAGGAGCCTGTGTTCGGCTCGCCGATGATTCCGAAAGCGAAAGTAGAAGCCGAAATCGTGCGCCACTACCGTGGCAAAAAGATACGCGGCTTCAATTACAAACCAAAGAAAAACGAAAGACGCCGCTGGGGTTTCCGCCCAGAACTTACGGATGTCAAAATATTAAAAATCACAGCAGGAAAATAA
- the rpmA gene encoding 50S ribosomal protein L27, protein MAHKKGVGSSRNGRDSTSKRLGVKKFAGEQVRAGNILVRQRGTKFYPGKNVGIGNDYTLFALTDGIVKFEGPDDRRRISVYSLVSES, encoded by the coding sequence ATGGCTCATAAAAAAGGTGTAGGTTCATCGCGCAACGGTAGAGACAGCACATCGAAGCGTCTCGGCGTGAAAAAGTTCGCCGGCGAACAAGTCCGCGCGGGCAACATTTTGGTTCGTCAAAGAGGGACTAAATTTTATCCAGGGAAAAACGTCGGCATCGGCAATGACTACACTCTTTTCGCTCTGACGGATGGGATCGTAAAATTCGAAGGTCCCGATGACCGCCGGAGAATCTCCGTTTATTCGCTTGTATCTGAAAGTTAG
- a CDS encoding homoserine dehydrogenase — protein MSSKAKTVRLGILGLGNVGSGLVELIRKNAEVIERKSDLRFEIVCALVKNRKKKRPLPPELITYKPEEVVCSPEVDIVVELIGGVEPARTFILKALESGKSVVTANKAVLASHGDEIFEAATRNRCQIGLEASVCGGIPIIRALSSGLIANQVTQLMGILNGTSNYILTTMQEDGIGFKEALRNAQKKGLAEADPSFDIKGLDAAHKLLILSELTFQTKASLSEIIVEGIENIEEEDISAAKQFGFVIKPVALGTRSENKLDLRVHPALIHHTHPLASVRHEFNAVLVRGDAIGEMIFYGKGAGSLPTASAVLSDIVEIARNPHATMLWNPSKSVRHSPAESSSRFYFRFPIYDRPGLIGKIATVLGNYEVSITDAVARLTCNQTNRGNVMIVTHSASESAVRDALKEISRTNVLAAPAVAVRILE, from the coding sequence GTGAGTAGCAAAGCGAAGACTGTTCGGCTCGGTATCCTTGGCCTCGGGAACGTGGGTTCGGGGCTCGTCGAGTTGATTCGAAAAAATGCGGAAGTCATCGAGCGAAAGTCCGATTTGCGTTTCGAAATTGTGTGCGCATTGGTAAAGAATAGGAAGAAAAAGCGACCACTCCCTCCAGAGTTGATAACGTATAAACCGGAAGAAGTCGTGTGTTCTCCTGAAGTGGATATCGTCGTGGAATTAATTGGGGGGGTAGAGCCGGCGCGAACGTTTATTCTCAAAGCGCTGGAATCGGGAAAAAGTGTCGTTACGGCAAATAAAGCAGTTTTAGCATCGCACGGGGATGAGATATTCGAAGCGGCGACGAGGAATCGTTGTCAGATCGGGCTGGAGGCGAGCGTTTGTGGAGGGATTCCCATCATACGTGCGCTTTCGAGCGGGCTGATCGCGAATCAGGTTACGCAATTGATGGGGATTCTCAATGGCACGTCGAATTACATTCTCACTACGATGCAAGAAGATGGCATCGGTTTCAAAGAGGCATTGCGAAATGCACAAAAGAAAGGTTTAGCCGAAGCAGATCCCTCTTTCGATATCAAAGGACTCGACGCGGCACATAAATTGCTCATCCTTTCGGAATTGACGTTTCAGACGAAAGCGAGTCTTTCGGAAATCATCGTGGAGGGAATCGAAAATATCGAAGAAGAAGATATTAGCGCAGCAAAACAGTTCGGATTCGTCATAAAGCCTGTGGCTTTAGGAACTCGCTCCGAAAACAAATTGGATTTGCGTGTGCATCCGGCGTTGATTCATCACACCCATCCGCTTGCGAGTGTTCGTCACGAATTCAATGCCGTTTTGGTGAGAGGCGATGCAATCGGCGAGATGATCTTTTATGGAAAAGGCGCTGGCTCGTTGCCTACTGCGAGCGCAGTTCTTTCGGACATCGTCGAAATCGCACGCAATCCCCATGCAACGATGTTATGGAATCCTTCGAAAAGCGTTCGACATTCGCCTGCGGAATCCTCGTCGCGTTTTTATTTTCGATTCCCCATTTATGATAGACCTGGCTTGATTGGAAAGATTGCGACTGTATTAGGGAATTACGAAGTTTCGATTACGGATGCTGTTGCGCGATTGACCTGCAATCAAACCAATCGTGGAAACGTGATGATTGTCACTCACTCTGCATCAGAATCTGCGGTGCGCGATGCTTTGAAAGAAATATCGCGTACGAACGTGCTTGCGGCACCCGCTGTGGCCGTGAGGATTCTCGAATAA
- a CDS encoding PLP-dependent aspartate aminotransferase family protein has translation MRFNTKAVHEGLPLDPETGAVTFPIFQTSTFQQETPGVPRKHMGRDLSYARTENPTRTALETALATVEDAKYALAFASGLAAVTCVLNTLKTGSHVIACSDLYGGSYRAFTKVYAKLGLEFTFVNTTRLEEIEAAIRPNTVLLWLESPSNPLLNITDLRAASEIAKRKGIRVLVDNTFATPYLQKPLELGADIVLHSTTKYLNGHADAINGALVTNSEEIWQELKFVQNACGLIPGPQDCYLVLRGIKTLPLRMERHCSNAKKIAEYLSKHPKVAKVFYPGLPYHPGHEIAKKQMCDFGAMVSFELRDDSGTAYRPFLERLKLFTLAESLGCVQSLICHPPTMTHASVEPEARKKAGISEGLIRISVGIEDVEDLIEDLEQAFEGISS, from the coding sequence ATGCGATTTAATACCAAAGCCGTTCACGAAGGATTACCTTTAGATCCGGAAACAGGAGCAGTCACGTTTCCGATTTTTCAAACCTCCACGTTCCAACAAGAGACGCCAGGAGTTCCTCGCAAACATATGGGACGCGATTTGTCTTATGCGCGAACAGAAAATCCCACTCGAACAGCGTTAGAAACTGCGCTGGCAACTGTCGAAGACGCGAAATACGCGCTCGCCTTTGCAAGCGGTCTTGCCGCTGTTACCTGTGTATTGAACACTTTGAAAACTGGTTCTCATGTGATTGCATGTTCGGACCTTTACGGCGGTTCCTATCGAGCATTCACTAAAGTGTATGCAAAGTTGGGCTTAGAATTTACTTTCGTAAACACGACTCGATTAGAAGAAATCGAAGCGGCAATTCGACCGAACACGGTTCTTCTTTGGTTGGAATCTCCTTCGAATCCGCTATTGAATATCACAGATTTGCGCGCCGCCTCTGAGATTGCGAAGAGGAAAGGCATTCGTGTGTTGGTGGACAACACTTTTGCGACACCGTATTTGCAAAAACCTTTAGAGTTAGGTGCAGATATCGTGTTACATTCGACCACGAAATATCTCAACGGTCATGCGGACGCCATCAACGGTGCATTGGTGACGAATTCCGAAGAGATTTGGCAAGAACTGAAATTCGTTCAGAACGCATGCGGTTTGATTCCCGGTCCGCAAGATTGTTATTTAGTCTTGCGCGGAATCAAAACCTTGCCATTGCGAATGGAAAGACATTGTTCGAATGCGAAAAAAATCGCTGAATACCTCTCGAAGCATCCGAAAGTAGCAAAAGTATTTTATCCCGGCTTGCCATATCATCCCGGGCATGAGATTGCAAAAAAACAAATGTGCGATTTCGGAGCGATGGTTTCTTTCGAACTTCGAGACGATTCGGGAACTGCGTATCGTCCCTTCCTCGAAAGGCTCAAGTTATTCACGTTGGCGGAATCGCTCGGGTGCGTGCAGTCTTTGATTTGCCACCCCCCCACGATGACGCATGCCTCCGTAGAGCCTGAAGCACGCAAGAAGGCTGGCATTTCCGAAGGTCTCATTCGCATTTCTGTCGGTATCGAAGATGTAGAGGATTTAATCGAAGATTTAGAACAAGCGTTCGAGGGAATCTCGTCGTGA
- the moaC gene encoding cyclic pyranopterin monophosphate synthase MoaC — protein sequence MDTSHLDETGKARMVDVSEKQPTLRQARAEGFVHLSEKHLQAMEKHPKGDVLTLAQIAGIQAAKRTAEWIPLCHTISLDHIEIRFERENNGIRIESEARANAKTGVEMEALIAVSAAALTIYDMLKNVGHGIEIEKIRLLEKKGGKSDWKA from the coding sequence ATGGATACTTCGCACCTCGATGAAACGGGAAAGGCTCGCATGGTGGATGTCTCGGAAAAACAACCCACATTGCGCCAGGCTCGCGCGGAAGGTTTCGTGCATCTATCCGAAAAACATCTCCAAGCGATGGAAAAGCATCCGAAGGGTGATGTTCTTACTTTGGCGCAAATTGCCGGAATTCAAGCGGCGAAACGAACAGCTGAATGGATTCCGCTATGTCATACGATTTCGTTAGATCATATCGAGATTCGGTTCGAACGGGAAAATAACGGAATAAGAATCGAATCGGAAGCGAGAGCGAATGCAAAGACCGGTGTAGAAATGGAGGCGCTCATCGCAGTCTCTGCTGCAGCATTGACAATTTACGACATGCTCAAAAATGTCGGGCATGGAATAGAAATCGAAAAAATTCGCTTACTGGAAAAAAAGGGGGGGAAATCGGATTGGAAGGCTTAG
- a CDS encoding MogA/MoaB family molybdenum cofactor biosynthesis protein: protein MEGLERIRFGVLTISDSRTIETDISGKNIEEILRKNDAKHIERRLVRDEIEEIGNALISLCERCDVIFTTGGTGFAPRDVTPEATLPLLNKRATGLENYLLIRGLEKTRMAPLSRGVCGIRNETLIVNLPGSPNGAQDGVEALLTLIPHIVSQIRGEITSHE, encoded by the coding sequence TTGGAAGGCTTAGAGCGAATTCGTTTCGGCGTGCTGACAATCAGTGACAGCAGAACGATAGAAACCGATATCAGTGGCAAAAACATCGAGGAGATTTTGCGAAAAAACGATGCAAAGCATATCGAACGAAGACTCGTCCGAGACGAAATAGAAGAGATAGGGAATGCATTAATAAGCCTTTGCGAACGCTGTGACGTGATCTTCACGACGGGGGGGACGGGTTTTGCACCTCGCGACGTTACCCCCGAAGCCACGCTTCCATTACTGAACAAAAGAGCGACAGGACTCGAAAACTATTTGTTGATTCGCGGTTTGGAAAAAACACGCATGGCACCATTATCTCGCGGCGTCTGCGGAATTCGAAATGAAACTTTGATTGTGAATCTTCCTGGTTCTCCGAACGGAGCGCAAGATGGCGTTGAGGCTCTGCTTACGCTGATTCCTCACATCGTCTCGCAAATTCGAGGAGAAATAACCTCTCATGAGTGA